The following are encoded in a window of Scleropages formosus chromosome 7, fSclFor1.1, whole genome shotgun sequence genomic DNA:
- the LOC108934033 gene encoding TGF-beta receptor type-1 isoform X1, with product MEALYCSLLLLLLLARSGIHALECYCHPCSNATCQTDGVCYVSIKRSGSTITVETKMCIQKKDLFPDGRPFVCTESVKPDVSLHPKCCNTDLCNTDPVIDPVPPPRPTSLGPVALAAVIAGPVCVLCFVLVLVFYICHSRSVIHQRVPNEEDPSMDLPFLADGTTLKDLIYDMTTSGSGSGLPLLVQRTIARTIILQESIGKGRFGEVWRGRWRGEEVAVKIFSSREERSWFREAEIYQTVMLRHENILGFIAADNKDNGTWTQLWLVSDYHEHGSLFDYLNRYTVTVEGMIKLSLSTASGLAHLHMEIVGTQGKPAIAHRDLKSKNILVKKNGTCCIADLGLAVRHDSATDTIDIAPNHRVGTKRYMAPEVLDDSINMKHFESFKRADIYAMGLVFWEIARRCSIGGIHEDYQLPYYDLVQSDPSVEEMRKVVCDQKLRPNIPNKWQSCEALRVMAKIMRECWYASGAARLTALRIKKSLSQLSQQEGIKM from the exons ccttAGAGTGCTATTGCCACCCTTGTAGCAACGCGACCTGCCAGACAGATGGGGTGTGCTATGTATCTATCAAGAGATCAGGTAGCACGATCACTGTGGAGACGAAGATGTGCATCCAAAAGAAAGACCTGTTTCCCGACGGCCGGCCCTTTGTGTGCACCGAGTCTGTCAAGCCTGACGTCAGTCTCCACCCCAAGTGCTGCAACACTGACCTCTGCAACACAGACCCCGTAATAGACCCAG TGCCCCCTCCACGACCCACGTCCTTGGGCCCGGTGGCACTGGCGGCAGTCATTGCAGGCccagtgtgtgtgctctgctttGTGCTGGTGCTGGTCTTCTACATCTGCCACAGCCGCTCTGTCATTCACCAGCGTGTGCCGAATGAGGAGGACCCCTCCATGGACCTCCCCTTCCTCGCTGATGGCACCACCCTTAAGGATCTCATTTATGACATGACCACCTCAGGCTCTGGCTCTG GCTTGCCCCTTCTCGTGCAGAGGACCATTGCCAGAACCATTATTCTTCAAGAGAGCATTGGCAAAGGCCGCTTTGGTGAGGTGTGGCGGGGACGCTGGCGCGGTGAGGAGGTAGCCGTTAAGATCTTCTCCTCCCGAGAGGAGCGCTCATGGTTTCGTGAGGCCGAGATCTACCAGACTGTTATGCTTCGCCATGAAAACATCCTCGGTTTCATTGCTGCCGACAATAAAG ATAATGGCACGTGGACACAGCTGTGGCTGGTGTCCGATTACCATGAGCACGGCTCTCTGTTTGACTACCTGAATAGGTATACAGTCACTGTGGAGGGCATGATCAAGCTATCCCTGTCCACCGCCAGTGGTCTGGCCCACCTGCACATGGAGATTGTTGGGACACAGG GCAAACCTGCAATTGCCCACCGTGATCTGAAATCGAAAAACATCTTGGTGAAAAAGAATGGGACCTGCTGCATTGCTGACCTGGGCCTGGCTGTTCGCCATGATTCCGCCACAGACACTATTGACATTGCCCCCAACCATAGAGTTGGCACAAAGAG GTATATGGCCCCTGAGGTCCTGGATGATTCAATAAACATGAAGCACTTTGAGTCCTTCAAGAGAGCAGATATCTATGCCATGGGCTTGGTGTTCTGGGAAATTGCACGCCGCTGTTCCATTGGAG GTATCCATGAGGATTACCAGCTGCCGTACTATGACCTGGTGCAGTCGGACCCCTCGGTAGAGGAGATGCGGAAAGTAGTTTGTGATCAGAAGCTGCGGCCCAACATTCCAAACAAGTGGCAGAGCTGCGAG GCACTACGTGTGATGGCCAAGATCATGAGGGAATGCTGGTACGCCAGCGGGGCGGCCCGCCTCACCGCTCTGCGCATCAAGAAGTCTCTGTCGCAGCTGAGCCAACAGGAGGGCATCAAGATGTAG
- the LOC108934033 gene encoding TGF-beta receptor type-1 isoform X2, giving the protein MCIQKKDLFPDGRPFVCTESVKPDVSLHPKCCNTDLCNTDPVIDPVPPPRPTSLGPVALAAVIAGPVCVLCFVLVLVFYICHSRSVIHQRVPNEEDPSMDLPFLADGTTLKDLIYDMTTSGSGSGLPLLVQRTIARTIILQESIGKGRFGEVWRGRWRGEEVAVKIFSSREERSWFREAEIYQTVMLRHENILGFIAADNKDNGTWTQLWLVSDYHEHGSLFDYLNRYTVTVEGMIKLSLSTASGLAHLHMEIVGTQGKPAIAHRDLKSKNILVKKNGTCCIADLGLAVRHDSATDTIDIAPNHRVGTKRYMAPEVLDDSINMKHFESFKRADIYAMGLVFWEIARRCSIGGIHEDYQLPYYDLVQSDPSVEEMRKVVCDQKLRPNIPNKWQSCEALRVMAKIMRECWYASGAARLTALRIKKSLSQLSQQEGIKM; this is encoded by the exons ATGTGCATCCAAAAGAAAGACCTGTTTCCCGACGGCCGGCCCTTTGTGTGCACCGAGTCTGTCAAGCCTGACGTCAGTCTCCACCCCAAGTGCTGCAACACTGACCTCTGCAACACAGACCCCGTAATAGACCCAG TGCCCCCTCCACGACCCACGTCCTTGGGCCCGGTGGCACTGGCGGCAGTCATTGCAGGCccagtgtgtgtgctctgctttGTGCTGGTGCTGGTCTTCTACATCTGCCACAGCCGCTCTGTCATTCACCAGCGTGTGCCGAATGAGGAGGACCCCTCCATGGACCTCCCCTTCCTCGCTGATGGCACCACCCTTAAGGATCTCATTTATGACATGACCACCTCAGGCTCTGGCTCTG GCTTGCCCCTTCTCGTGCAGAGGACCATTGCCAGAACCATTATTCTTCAAGAGAGCATTGGCAAAGGCCGCTTTGGTGAGGTGTGGCGGGGACGCTGGCGCGGTGAGGAGGTAGCCGTTAAGATCTTCTCCTCCCGAGAGGAGCGCTCATGGTTTCGTGAGGCCGAGATCTACCAGACTGTTATGCTTCGCCATGAAAACATCCTCGGTTTCATTGCTGCCGACAATAAAG ATAATGGCACGTGGACACAGCTGTGGCTGGTGTCCGATTACCATGAGCACGGCTCTCTGTTTGACTACCTGAATAGGTATACAGTCACTGTGGAGGGCATGATCAAGCTATCCCTGTCCACCGCCAGTGGTCTGGCCCACCTGCACATGGAGATTGTTGGGACACAGG GCAAACCTGCAATTGCCCACCGTGATCTGAAATCGAAAAACATCTTGGTGAAAAAGAATGGGACCTGCTGCATTGCTGACCTGGGCCTGGCTGTTCGCCATGATTCCGCCACAGACACTATTGACATTGCCCCCAACCATAGAGTTGGCACAAAGAG GTATATGGCCCCTGAGGTCCTGGATGATTCAATAAACATGAAGCACTTTGAGTCCTTCAAGAGAGCAGATATCTATGCCATGGGCTTGGTGTTCTGGGAAATTGCACGCCGCTGTTCCATTGGAG GTATCCATGAGGATTACCAGCTGCCGTACTATGACCTGGTGCAGTCGGACCCCTCGGTAGAGGAGATGCGGAAAGTAGTTTGTGATCAGAAGCTGCGGCCCAACATTCCAAACAAGTGGCAGAGCTGCGAG GCACTACGTGTGATGGCCAAGATCATGAGGGAATGCTGGTACGCCAGCGGGGCGGCCCGCCTCACCGCTCTGCGCATCAAGAAGTCTCTGTCGCAGCTGAGCCAACAGGAGGGCATCAAGATGTAG